Within Pseudomonas sp. LBUM920, the genomic segment AATGTGGGAGCCGGGCTTGCCCGCGATTAAAGGCGTGTCAGTCAACCCATTAGCTGACTGATCCACCGCCATCGCGGGCAAGCCCGGCTCCCACAGTGATTGCTGTGCAATCCGCACGTTTACGCCGGCTGATCCAACGCCAGCTCAACGCCCAACTGACGCGACAGGCACGGCCAGCGCTTCCACGCCGCTTCCGTGTTCGGGCTCTTGAGCGTCTCGCGGTAAGCCTCGACCGACTCCAGCGCAAAGCTGTCTTCGTTGAGCATTTCATCCACCGCCAAATGCACGGCTTCGTCCAACTGGTTGGCAAATGCTTCGCCGATCAGCTGATGAGCGATCAAGTTGGCCACGGTGGTGTCCGCCGGAATCAACGGCTGACCAAAGTGCTTGATGTACAGATCGTTGACTTCTTCTACCAGGCGATGGGCCAGGTAGGCCTCGTCCAGCAGGCCGTCGAGGCCTTCGTGGCCAGCAAGAATCGCGGGCGGTTGCAGGAAGAAATGCTCGGCGATTTTCAGTACCGGCTTGATCTGGCTTTCGATGCCAGCTTCGCGGGCCACGTCATTGGCGGCTTCCAGCAAGTCAGGGACAAGCTCGATGTAGGCGGTAACAAAACGGGTCATGACAATGTTGCGATCACCGTCAGCCAGGGAAATGGCCGAATGCAGGTGCGGCAATTGTTTTTCCAGTTGCTGGGCAAGCTGGCCAGTGCTGGCTTCGTGTTGATGGGCACGGGAAATCTGCTCGCGCAATGCGGCGGTGTTCATGAAAGCTCCAGTGAAACAGGCGTAGGAAAAGGGAAAGGACAAGGTAGCTCGTTTATACGAGGGCCTAAGACGCGTTTGTCATAATTATTTCATGGTTATGCGCATGCGTTATATCGAATCGCCATCGTTCGTCGGATAAACGTTTGCGCCCCCGTATTTATTGGGCCCGCCCGTCTGTTTGTGCTCATTTGCCCCTACACATTGCGGGGTTGCCCCGGCTGTCTATACTCGATTTTGTACGCAATTAGCTGATGACGCCCAACTGCATGAAGCAGGCAAGGCTTGGCGGTTGTAAGCAGTATGGAAGCCGCTCCCTTCGCCGCAGGTGCAAACCGGCGGGATAACAAGAAACATAAAGGGGAACCCGCAATGACGCGACATCCACACGTTTGGATGGGCCTACTGTTGTGGTCGGTATTCGGCCAGGCGCACGCCGCCTGGACAACGAATATGGCGCCAGGGGCTACTGAAGTCAGTCACGCCGTGTTTGACCTGCACATGACCATCTTCTGGATTTGTGTGGTGATCGGCATTGTCGTGTTTGGCGCGATGTTCTGGTCGATGATCCTGCACCGCCGGTCCACGGGCCAGGTGGCTGCCAAATTTCACGAGAGCACGACCGTGGAAATCCTCTGGACCGTGGTGCCCCTGCTGATCCTGGTAGCGATGGCCATTCCGGCGACCAAGACCCTGATCAACATCTACGACAGCACCGAGTCGGATATCGATATCCAGGTCACCGGTTACCAGTGGAAGTGGCATTACAAATACCTGGGCCAGGACGTGGAATTCTTCAGCAACCTGGCCACGCCCGCCGAGCAAATCCATAACCAGGCCACCAAGGGCGAGCACTATCTGCTCGAAGTCGATCAGCCTTTGGTGCTGCCGGTGGGCGCCAAAGTGCGCTTTCTGGTGACTGCCGCCGACGTGATCCATTCGTGGTGGGTGCCGGCCTTTGCGGTCAAGCGCGACGCCATTCCCGGCTTCGTCAACGAGGCCTGGACGCGCATCGAGAAGCCCGGCATCTACCGTGGCCAGTGCGCAGAATTGTGCGGTAAGGACCACGGCTTCATGCCGATTGTGGTCGATGTCAAATCCCAGGCCGACTACGACACTTGGCTCGGCGAGCGCAAGGCAGAAGCGGCCAAGCTTAAAGAGCTGACCTCCAAAGAATGGACGCTCGAAGAGCTGGTGGCGCGTGGCGACAAGGTCTACCACACCACCTGCGTGGCCTGTCACCAGGCTGAGGGCCAAGGCCTGCCGCCGATGTTCCCGGCGCTCAAAGGCTCGCCGATCGCCACCGGGCCTAAGGAAGATCACCTGCACCGCGTGTACTTCGGCAAGCCCGGCACCGCCATGGCCGCCTTCGGCAAACAGCTGTCGGAAGTGGACATCGCCGCCGTGGTGACCTACGAACGCAACGCCTGGGGCAACAACAAAGGCGACATGGTCACGCCCAAAGACGTGCTGGCTTTGAAACAGGCGGAAAGCAAATGACGGCCTCAACTGCGTATGCCCTGAACCGCACAGCCCATTCCTTTGCAGGAGAACGGCCATGAGCACTGTGATCGATGACCATGGTCACGCCGACCATGCCCATGGCCCCGCCAAAGGCCTGATGCGCTGGGTGCTGACCACCAACCACAAAGACATCGGTACGATGTACCTGTGGTTCGCCTTCACCATGTTCCTGCTTGGCGGCTCGTTCGCCATGGTGATCCGCGCCGAGCTGTTCCAGCCCGGCCTGCAGATCGTGCAGCCGGCGTTCTTCAATCAGATGACCACCATGCACGGCCTGATCATGGTGTTTGGCGCGGTGATGCCTGCCTTCGTGGGCCTGGCCAACTGGATGATCCCGCTGATGATCGGCGCGCCGGACATGGCCCTGCCGCGCATGAACAACTTCAGTTTCTGGCTGCTGCCAGCGGCGTTTCTGCTGCTGGTTTCCACGTTGTTCACACCCGGCGGCGGGCCGAATTTCGGCTGGACCTTCTACGCCCCGCTGTCCACCACCTACGCGCCCGAAAGTGTGACGTTCTTTATCTTTGCCATCCACCTGATGGGCATCAGCTCGATCATGGGCGCGATCAACGTGGTTGCGACCATTCTCAACCTGCGCGCACCGGGCATGACCTTGATGAAAATGCCACTGTTCGTGTGGACCTGGTTGATCACCGCGTTCCTGTTGATCGCGGTGATGCCGGTGCTGGCCGGCTGCGTGACCATGATGCTGATGGACATCCACTTCGGCACCAGCTTCTTCAGCGCCGCCGGTGGCGGTGACCCGGTGCTGTTCCAGCATGTGTTCTGGTTCTTCGGCCACCCCGAGGTGTACATCATGATCCTGCCGGCCTTCGGCGCCGTCAGCTCGATCATCCCGACCTTCTCGCGCAAGCCGCTGTTCGGCTACACCTCGATGGTCTACGCCACGGCGAGCATCGCGTTCCTGTCGTTCATTGTGTGGGCGCACCACATGTTCGTGGTCGGCATTCCGCTGGTGGGCGAGCTGTTCTTCATGTACGCCACGCTGCTGATCGCCGTACCGACGGGCGTGAAGGTGTTCAACTGGGTCAGCACCATGTGGCAAGGCTCGCTGACCTTCGAGACGCCGATGCTGTTCGCCGTGGCCTTCGTGATCCTGTTCACCATTGGCGGCTTTTCGGGGCTGATGCTGGCGATTGCTCCAGCGGACTTCCAGTACCACGACACCTACTTTGTGGTGGCGCATTTCCATTACGTACTGGTGCCTGGCGCGATCTTCGGCATCTTCGCTTCGGCCTACTACTGGCTGCCCAAATGGACTGGGCACATGTACGACGAGACCCTGGGCAAGCTGCACTTCTGGCTGTCCTTCATCGGCATGAACATGGCGTTCTTCCCGATGCACTTCGTGGGGCTGGCCGGCATGCCGCGCCGGGTACCGGACTACAACCTGCAGTTTGCCGACTTCAACATGGTCTCCTCGATTGGTGCATTCATGTTTGGCGCCACGCAGATCTTCTTCTTGTTCATCGTCATCAAGTGCATCCGCGGCGGCCCGCCGGCGCCCGCCAAGCCGTGGGATGGTGCCGAAGGTTTGGAGTGGAGCATCCCCTCGCCCGCGCCGTATCACACGTTCACCACGCCGCCGGAGGTCAAGTGAATACCCGGTTCGCCATGCCTGTACAAATCCCCTGTGGGAGCGGGCTTGCTCGCGAAAGCGGTGTTTCAGTCGCCGCAAATGGGGCCTTGCCTGCCGCATTCGCGAGCAAGCCCGTTCCCACGTTGACCGTGTTCGGTTCAGGTGATCGCCATGCTTGAGTCCATCCCCATCAAGCGCCTCGTCACCCGCCTGCTGATTCTGGTGGTGGCAATGTTCGCCTTCGGCTTCGCCCTGGTGCCGATCTACGACGTGATGTGCAAGGCGTTCGGCATCAACGGCAAGACCGCCGGGCAGTACGAAGGTGAGCAAATCGTCGACCCCACGCGCCAGGTGCGAGTGCAGTTTCTGTCGACCAATGCCATCGACATGGTCTGGGAGTTTCATTCCAAGGCTGACGAAGTGGTGGTCAACCCCGGCGCGGTCACCGAGATGCTGTTCGTCGCCTACAACCCCACCGACAAGGTCATGAAAGCCCAGGCAGTGCCGAGCATTTCCCCGGCCGAAGCGGCGATGTACTTCCACAAGACCGAGTGCTTTTGCTTCACCCAGCAAGTGCTGCAGCCCGGTCAGCGGATTGAAATGCCGGTGCGTTTTATCGTCGACCGCGACATGCCCAAGGATGTGAAGCATTTGACCCTGGCGTACACGCTGTTTGACATCACTGCGCGCCAACCGCCGGTGGCCGTCCATACCGGCGGCTAGCTACTGTTTGCCCCCTCAATCAGGAGAGCGAATACATGTCGTCTCATGATACGTACTACGTACCAGCGCAAAGCAAATGGCCAATAATTGCCACCTTGGGCATGCTCACCACCGTGTACGGTTTGGCTGTGTGGTTCAACGATCTGAAGGCGGCGCGCCCGGAATCCCACGGGCCGTGGATCTTTTTCGTCGGTGGGCTGCTGCTGGCCTACATGCTGTTCGGCTGGTTTGGCGCGGTGATCAAGGAAAGCCGTGCCGGTTTGTACAGCCCGCAGATGGACCGCTCGTTTCGCTGGGGCATGACCTGGTTCATCTTTTCCGAAGTGATGTTCTTCGTCGCATTCTTTGGCGCACTGTTTTATGTGCGGCACATGTCGGGGCCATGGCTGGGCGGTGAAGGGCACAAGGGCATCGCGCACATGCTGTGGCCGAACTTTCAGTTCACCTGGCCGCTGCTCAATAACCCTGACCCAAAAATGTACCCGCCACCGGAGGGCACCATCAGCCCCTGGGGCTTGCCGCTGATCAACACGGTCTTGCTGGTCAGCTCCAGCGTGACCATCACCCTCGCCCACCATGCCTTGCGCAAGGGCCATCGCGGCGCACTGAAAATCTGGCTGGCGCTGACCGTGCTGCTGGGCTGGGCGTTCCTGGCCTTCCAGGCCGAGGAGTACATGCATGCCTACAAAGAACTGGGCCTGACCCTCGGCTCGGGCGTGTACGGCGCAACCTTCTTCATGCTCACGGGCTTTCACGGCGCCCACGTGACCATCGGCACCATCATTCTGTTCGTGATGCTGATGCGCATCCTGCGCGGGCATTTCAATGCCGAGCACCAGTTTGGTTTCGAGGCAGCCAGCTGGTATTGGCACTTTGTGGATGTGGTGTGGATCGGCCTGTTCTTCTTCGTTTATGTGCTGTAAGGCGCCTTACCACGGCGCGTGAGACACCAGCTGGCCGCTGAAAAAGCCCCAGGCGATCAAGCCCACGGTGATCGCGGCCAGTACGACACGCACGGTCAAGGCAGTGACGAGGCGGTTGGAGTTGCCCTCGTCCTTGACCAGAAAGAACAAGCCACTGAACAGGCTCACGACAGTCGCGATCAGCATCAGGGCAATGGCTGCTTTGAGCATGGTCAGGTTCCCTTCGGATGGGCGGGCAATGAAAACAAGTATAGCCAGCGCCATAAAAGACTTTCGCCCAGGACTCGCACCCACGCTGGTGGTGCTGGTGCTGCTGCCGTTGATGGTGGGCCTGGGGTTATGGCAACTGGCGCGCGGCCATGAAAAACAGTTGCTGGTGGACAGTTACGCCGAACGGCGCGTGGCCGACCCCATTAGCAGTGTCCAGCTCAATGAGATGCCCGACCCCGCCTTTCGCCGCGTGCGCCTGCGCGGCCAGTTCGACGCCGAGCACAGCGTGTTGCTCGACAACCGCATGCGCGACGGCAAGGCCGGCGTCGAGTTGCTGCAACCCTTTCACGATCAGGCCAGCGGCCAGTGGCTGTTGCTCAATCGAGGCTGGCTGCCGTGGCCAGACCGGCGTACGCCACCAGTCTTCACTACACCCGATCAGCCGTTGAACCTCGACGCGTGGGTCTACGTCGCCCCCGGCGAAACCTTCCAGCTGCACGCTGACCCGGCCACCACGCAATGGCCGCGCCTGCTCACCGCGCTGCATCCCGCCGCACTGTGGGCTGAGTTAGGGCGTGGCGGCTTTGCCTACGAACTGCGCGCCGAACCCGGCCCGGGCACGTACGACACCACGTGGCCGGTGGTCGCCATGGGCCCGGAAAAACATTTGGGGTACGCCGTGCAGTGGTTCGCCATGGCCTTGGCGCTGCTGGCGCTTTAC encodes:
- a CDS encoding cytochrome c oxidase assembly protein encodes the protein MLESIPIKRLVTRLLILVVAMFAFGFALVPIYDVMCKAFGINGKTAGQYEGEQIVDPTRQVRVQFLSTNAIDMVWEFHSKADEVVVNPGAVTEMLFVAYNPTDKVMKAQAVPSISPAEAAMYFHKTECFCFTQQVLQPGQRIEMPVRFIVDRDMPKDVKHLTLAYTLFDITARQPPVAVHTGG
- a CDS encoding twin transmembrane helix small protein, which translates into the protein MLKAAIALMLIATVVSLFSGLFFLVKDEGNSNRLVTALTVRVVLAAITVGLIAWGFFSGQLVSHAPW
- a CDS encoding cytochrome c oxidase subunit 3; this translates as MSSHDTYYVPAQSKWPIIATLGMLTTVYGLAVWFNDLKAARPESHGPWIFFVGGLLLAYMLFGWFGAVIKESRAGLYSPQMDRSFRWGMTWFIFSEVMFFVAFFGALFYVRHMSGPWLGGEGHKGIAHMLWPNFQFTWPLLNNPDPKMYPPPEGTISPWGLPLINTVLLVSSSVTITLAHHALRKGHRGALKIWLALTVLLGWAFLAFQAEEYMHAYKELGLTLGSGVYGATFFMLTGFHGAHVTIGTIILFVMLMRILRGHFNAEHQFGFEAASWYWHFVDVVWIGLFFFVYVL
- the ctaD gene encoding cytochrome c oxidase subunit I, yielding MSTVIDDHGHADHAHGPAKGLMRWVLTTNHKDIGTMYLWFAFTMFLLGGSFAMVIRAELFQPGLQIVQPAFFNQMTTMHGLIMVFGAVMPAFVGLANWMIPLMIGAPDMALPRMNNFSFWLLPAAFLLLVSTLFTPGGGPNFGWTFYAPLSTTYAPESVTFFIFAIHLMGISSIMGAINVVATILNLRAPGMTLMKMPLFVWTWLITAFLLIAVMPVLAGCVTMMLMDIHFGTSFFSAAGGGDPVLFQHVFWFFGHPEVYIMILPAFGAVSSIIPTFSRKPLFGYTSMVYATASIAFLSFIVWAHHMFVVGIPLVGELFFMYATLLIAVPTGVKVFNWVSTMWQGSLTFETPMLFAVAFVILFTIGGFSGLMLAIAPADFQYHDTYFVVAHFHYVLVPGAIFGIFASAYYWLPKWTGHMYDETLGKLHFWLSFIGMNMAFFPMHFVGLAGMPRRVPDYNLQFADFNMVSSIGAFMFGATQIFFLFIVIKCIRGGPPAPAKPWDGAEGLEWSIPSPAPYHTFTTPPEVK
- a CDS encoding SURF1 family protein → MKTSIASAIKDFRPGLAPTLVVLVLLPLMVGLGLWQLARGHEKQLLVDSYAERRVADPISSVQLNEMPDPAFRRVRLRGQFDAEHSVLLDNRMRDGKAGVELLQPFHDQASGQWLLLNRGWLPWPDRRTPPVFTTPDQPLNLDAWVYVAPGETFQLHADPATTQWPRLLTALHPAALWAELGRGGFAYELRAEPGPGTYDTTWPVVAMGPEKHLGYAVQWFAMALALLALYLYLGWHNKKEKSHGSGHESTQHV
- the coxB gene encoding cytochrome c oxidase subunit II, which encodes MTRHPHVWMGLLLWSVFGQAHAAWTTNMAPGATEVSHAVFDLHMTIFWICVVIGIVVFGAMFWSMILHRRSTGQVAAKFHESTTVEILWTVVPLLILVAMAIPATKTLINIYDSTESDIDIQVTGYQWKWHYKYLGQDVEFFSNLATPAEQIHNQATKGEHYLLEVDQPLVLPVGAKVRFLVTAADVIHSWWVPAFAVKRDAIPGFVNEAWTRIEKPGIYRGQCAELCGKDHGFMPIVVDVKSQADYDTWLGERKAEAAKLKELTSKEWTLEELVARGDKVYHTTCVACHQAEGQGLPPMFPALKGSPIATGPKEDHLHRVYFGKPGTAMAAFGKQLSEVDIAAVVTYERNAWGNNKGDMVTPKDVLALKQAESK